In Plasmodium vivax chromosome 14, whole genome shotgun sequence, the genomic window GAACACGAAGCGGGAGGAGGGTCGCAAGACCCAGCTGTCGAACATACAGGTGAGGGGCGCGAGGTGGTCCCGTTGATGCGCACGTTGGTGATGGGAACGTTGGTCACGTGCTCGTTGGTGATGCGCACGTTGGTGATGCGCACGTTGGTGATGCGCACGTTGGTGATGCGCACGTTGGTGATGACCACTTTGGTGATGCCCCTACTGGTGATGATCAGCGCGATGCACTTCTTTACCCCCCTGCAGGCCAGCCGCGCGGTGAGCGAAATCGTGAAGACGACCCTGGGGCCCATGGCGATGCTGAAGATGATGCTGGACCCGCTGGGGGGCATCGTGATAACGAACGACGGGAACTCCATCCTGCGGGAAATTGACGTGGCCCACCCGGCGGCGAAGTCCCTCATCGAGTTGAGCAGATCGCAGGATGAAGAAGTAGGTGACGGCACCACGTCGGTGGTGATCCTATCAGGTGAGCTACTCAACATCGCAGAGTTGTTCCTGAAGCAGAAGATCCACCCGACGATTATAGTGAACTGCTACATGGATGCCCTAAACAAGGTGGTGAAGTTTTTAGAATCCATAGCCATCGAGGTAGATGTGAATGATGAAGAGAGTCTCCTTAAAGCAATCGATTCGTGTCTCAGCACCAAGTTTGTGAAcagatataataaaatggtgAGCACCTTAGCGTTAGAAGCAGTCCAGTGTGTAAAGATAGAATCCAATGTGATGGGGAGGAAAGAAATCGACATAAAACGATTCGcaaaagtagaaaaaatcCCCGGAGGAGACATCACAGATAGCTATGTACTCAAAGGAGTTATGCTAAACAAAGATATCGTTCACCCTAAGATGAGGAGACGAATTAAAAACCCAAGGATCTTGCTCCTCGATTGTACTTTGGAATACAAAAAGGCAGAGAGTCAAACCAATGTAGAGATACTTAATGAAGAGACGTGGAATCAACTCCTCCTACAGGAAGAGATAGAGGTGAAGAAGTTATGTGAGCATATCATAAACAGCCAATGT contains:
- a CDS encoding T-complex protein 1, gamma subunit, putative (encoded by transcript PVX_124100A), with amino-acid sequence MLKNPGAVLVFKPNTKREEGRKTQLSNIQASRAVSEIVKTTLGPMAMLKMMLDPLGGIVITNDGNSILREIDVAHPAAKSLIELSRSQDEEVGDGTTSVVILSGELLNIAELFLKQKIHPTIIVNCYMDALNKVVKFLESIAIEVDVNDEESLLKAIDSCLSTKFVNRYNKMVSTLALEAVQCVKIESNVMGRKEIDIKRFAKVEKIPGGDITDSYVLKGVMLNKDIVHPKMRRRIKNPRILLLDCTLEYKKAESQTNVEILNEETWNQLLLQEEIEVKKLCEHIINSQCDVVVTEKGVSDLAQHFLVKRNISVIRRVRKTDLNRLERISGATIVSRCDEIVESDIGTKCGLFDVKKIGDDYYAHFVECENPRACTILLRGSTKDVLNEVERNLHDGMNVAKNIIMEGKLLYGGGCTEMRVGQHLISQANQYDDSRKSIMEAVGSALEIIPKILAQNSGANVVKTINELRIRHETPGGEKFGVNGVTGEIIDVSTENIWDLLAVKKQIYKSAIEAAAMILRIDDVVSGIGKEDKLQKPVQGEFD